A genomic segment from Polyangium mundeleinium encodes:
- a CDS encoding sensor histidine kinase, producing MTILASLVFGVSVVSVNRVIRMSSEQRLERGRDLVQRELARWAEQPDADGGAARFTVLGLRGGTAQDPAVPGGPIPIRSGISSEADRALSTLAAVAKRDRAEVGALDVGEGTLFLGARRSADGRLLWVAYTVSMSKLVGTWRLIAGLLTSATVLLGVIALGTVIAATRGARGLKRSLAALEEDLTSEVPRPALAELSSVAEGVASLAASLAAAEHERERLAEELGRKERLAALGRVVAGVAHEVRNPLASIKLRVDMARTSEGVPAEVAQELDAVDEEITRLDRLLTDFLVVSGRRIGRRVDTELRDVVDRRLGLLSTWAKERGVSLAVSGRARAVVDPDACARAVDNLVKNGVEASPSGAEVRVQIERHGGLSVLTVEDDGDGVPEDRVSELFEPFFTTKPEGTGLGLAVSRAIAVASGGRLTYQREGGVTRFELSVPAEGGAA from the coding sequence GTGACGATCCTGGCCTCGCTCGTGTTCGGGGTCTCGGTCGTGTCGGTGAACCGCGTCATCCGCATGTCGAGCGAGCAACGCCTGGAGCGCGGCCGCGACCTCGTGCAACGCGAGCTCGCCCGCTGGGCCGAGCAGCCCGACGCGGACGGCGGCGCCGCGCGGTTCACCGTGCTCGGGCTGCGTGGCGGCACCGCCCAGGATCCGGCCGTCCCCGGAGGGCCGATCCCGATCCGCTCGGGCATCTCCAGCGAGGCCGATCGCGCGCTCTCCACGCTCGCGGCCGTAGCAAAGCGGGATCGCGCCGAGGTCGGGGCGCTCGACGTCGGCGAAGGCACGCTCTTCCTCGGCGCGCGGCGGAGCGCCGACGGCCGCTTGCTCTGGGTCGCCTACACCGTGTCGATGTCCAAGCTCGTCGGCACCTGGCGCCTCATCGCAGGCCTGCTCACGTCGGCGACCGTGCTCCTCGGCGTGATCGCGCTCGGCACCGTGATCGCCGCCACGCGCGGGGCGCGCGGGCTCAAGCGGTCGCTCGCGGCGCTGGAGGAGGATCTCACGTCCGAAGTCCCGCGCCCCGCGCTCGCCGAGCTTTCGAGCGTGGCCGAGGGCGTCGCGAGCCTGGCGGCGAGCCTCGCGGCGGCCGAGCATGAGCGGGAGCGGCTCGCCGAGGAGCTCGGCCGCAAAGAGCGCCTGGCCGCGCTCGGCCGGGTCGTCGCCGGCGTCGCGCACGAGGTCCGCAACCCGCTCGCGTCGATCAAGCTGCGCGTCGACATGGCGCGCACCTCCGAGGGCGTCCCGGCCGAGGTCGCGCAGGAGCTCGACGCGGTGGACGAGGAGATCACGCGGCTCGATCGCCTCCTCACGGATTTCCTGGTCGTCAGCGGCCGCCGGATCGGCCGACGCGTGGACACGGAGCTCCGCGACGTGGTCGATCGGCGGCTCGGCTTGCTCTCGACCTGGGCGAAGGAGCGAGGCGTCTCCCTGGCCGTGAGCGGCCGCGCGCGCGCCGTCGTCGACCCCGACGCTTGCGCCCGCGCCGTGGACAACCTCGTCAAGAACGGCGTCGAGGCGTCGCCGTCGGGGGCCGAGGTGCGCGTGCAGATCGAGCGGCACGGGGGCTTGTCGGTGCTGACGGTCGAGGACGACGGCGACGGCGTCCCCGAGGATCGCGTCTCCGAGCTCTTCGAGCCATTTTTCACGACGAAACCCGAGGGCACGGGGCTCGGCCTCGCGGTGTCGCGGGCCATCGCGGTGGCGAGCGGCGGGCGGCTCACCTACCAGCGCGAGGGCGGCGTCACGCGGTTCGAGCTCTCCGTTCCGGCCGAAGGAGGCGCGGCATGA
- a CDS encoding TolC family protein translates to MTVRRSFFPTLLVSLLLIFPRGAHAGSLTLEQAVRQALGNHERAGKAPLRVKAAEGQLDRARSSFLPSLVAGANATLRGTEDRIGRQLFGTGTITLTQPLLNPSAIPQYTQARRQLAAERWGAVEDRRSLAFDTARAFLVVLTRERVHEAATRRLERARANQQNADARAQAGLASTNDVTRALLETTAAAREVAQAEGNVSTAYLELGFLVGSPVTGPLSAPDRTTRAAESGGVRAEDEVRQAEARRPDLRAAEERTAALRASAQEPLYRLAPTLTLSAQVRFNPAPAPPDTTHDETLQLNLTWPLFDAGARYGDRKTRVAQAESQALDERQIRRSVATDIGIARVTLKAARESYRIAEEAVAAAKKNTAETEILYQQGLARAIELVDANARRYEAEVALATAKLAMEQAYLELRFALGQGPTDDDTERPAQADGGAQ, encoded by the coding sequence ATGACGGTCCGAAGGTCGTTTTTCCCCACGCTACTCGTCTCGCTTCTTTTGATCTTTCCCCGCGGCGCGCACGCCGGCTCGCTCACGCTCGAGCAAGCCGTGCGGCAAGCGCTCGGGAACCACGAGCGCGCCGGCAAGGCGCCGCTCCGCGTGAAGGCCGCCGAAGGTCAGCTCGACCGCGCGCGCTCGTCGTTCCTGCCGAGCCTGGTCGCGGGCGCGAACGCCACGCTCCGCGGCACCGAGGATCGGATCGGCCGCCAGCTCTTCGGCACGGGCACGATCACGCTCACGCAGCCCCTCTTGAACCCGTCGGCGATCCCGCAGTACACGCAGGCCAGGCGCCAGCTCGCGGCCGAGCGCTGGGGCGCGGTCGAGGATCGGCGCAGCCTCGCCTTCGACACGGCGCGCGCGTTCCTCGTGGTGCTCACGCGCGAGCGCGTGCACGAAGCGGCGACACGCAGGCTCGAACGGGCCCGCGCCAACCAGCAGAACGCCGACGCACGTGCACAGGCGGGCCTCGCGAGCACGAACGACGTGACGCGCGCGCTGCTCGAGACCACGGCGGCCGCGCGGGAAGTGGCGCAGGCCGAGGGCAACGTCAGCACGGCCTACCTGGAGCTCGGGTTCCTCGTGGGGAGCCCGGTCACGGGGCCACTCTCGGCGCCGGATCGCACGACGCGCGCCGCGGAGAGCGGGGGCGTCCGGGCCGAAGACGAGGTCCGGCAAGCCGAGGCGCGCAGGCCGGATCTCCGCGCCGCCGAGGAGCGCACCGCGGCCCTCCGCGCATCGGCCCAGGAGCCCCTGTACCGACTCGCGCCCACGCTCACGCTCTCGGCGCAGGTGCGCTTCAACCCCGCGCCCGCCCCGCCCGACACGACCCACGACGAGACGTTGCAACTGAACCTCACCTGGCCGCTCTTCGACGCCGGCGCGCGCTACGGCGATCGCAAGACGCGTGTCGCGCAAGCCGAGAGCCAGGCCCTCGACGAGCGGCAGATCCGGCGGTCCGTGGCGACCGACATCGGCATCGCGCGGGTCACGCTGAAGGCCGCGCGCGAGAGCTACCGCATCGCCGAGGAGGCGGTTGCGGCGGCGAAGAAGAACACGGCCGAGACGGAGATCCTCTACCAGCAAGGGCTCGCGCGGGCGATCGAGCTCGTCGACGCGAACGCGCGCCGCTACGAGGCCGAGGTCGCCCTCGCCACCGCCAAGCTCGCGATGGAGCAGGCCTACCTGGAGCTGCGCTTCGCGCTCGGCCAAGGCCCCACCGACGACGACACCGAACGCCCCGCCCAGGCGGATGGAGGTGCGCAATGA